One Aegilops tauschii subsp. strangulata cultivar AL8/78 chromosome 7, Aet v6.0, whole genome shotgun sequence genomic window carries:
- the LOC109756162 gene encoding uncharacterized protein, translating into MTSVILDLIATKTKTPKNMTKCDGVGMTQVSVPEIDASGESNRKCGTVADNDAVVGGDRSEGGKVTRMSKHESTYSGLISLSARHRRMEQAVGLYEEMRAHGIVPSNDTCASLLALYDKSEDYSKALSRFSEMERSRVVIDGVIYGILIRIYGKIWLYDDAQRTFEEIDNMCFLSVEQTYVAMAQVHMNAGNYGKALQVFGLMRSRNVKPLPFSYGALLRCHVAREDIAAAEDAFRALCKYGLPDVFCCNDLLRLYVKLGQLEKASAFIRKMRKEDILLDEALCMTVMKVSCKSGMIADVDKILKEMENEGVTMKNSTIVSMIEMYARSRTSVMQEQDSSSKALGCQTDHSTLDTTFRSLLHTPLGSSIACQLIRKLSREGSTCEAKFLHEQLTELVVEPEDSATATLMVQYGQEQKLQQAVELFESASTLFPVGGPVYNAMVDALCKCGKIEEAYHLIMKMADQGQSKDVVTISILVNHLTKHVNLVRRFAAVYTHIAKLLPAKFQEAENIIHAASMVKLSLIPSCTILLSSRCSSQVWINIFSNCVYGLGGKLDKAAEMFTSAQELGLPIEEKIYTNMLNFYGKAGRHQDASLLFNRMKELGIMPGKTSFNSMINAYATSRLHDKAEIVFQEMKSQGHTEKVDATPKLSHLIFAFLKEGQIDEAQRICCQMQEIGVAVDLACCRAMMRAYLEHGRVDEGISLFETIRRSLKPNGFILSATFQLYVHSGREPEAGDVLEAIGLHGASFLRSLKGSSKFNLQIWRYNFSGGGRALKQIREQQVDLRPPSPASAAALRQWRSSMLLKFEHTIMVFSNLVRSPSERPKKKALHPMPQGKCWGWGWGSWHWIDTENKGKEVVDKGKDVVPPSEIDTENKGKEVVDGRVTLDLGWATFAAIHPIKIGYIVTFTLLTPDRLKVIVFNDDGIEVVTRCGKHDEAFAVNA; encoded by the exons ATGACAAGTGTGATCCTCGATCTTATTGCAACTAAAACTAAAACTCCTAAGAATATGACGAAGTGTGACGGGGTTGGGATGACCCAAGTGAGCGTGCCAGAGATTGACGCCAGCGGAGAGAGCAaccg GAAGTGTGGAACCGTCGCCGACAATGATGCGGTGGTCGGTGGAGACAGGAGTGAAGGAGGCAAGGTTACCAGGATGAGCAAACAT GAGTCGACGTATAGTGGCCTGATCAGCTTGAGTGCTAGGCATCGCAGAATGGAGCAGGCAGTGGGGCTCTATGAGGAGATGAGAGCCCATGGAATTGTCCCCAGCAACGACACATGTGCATCCCTCCTGGCACTCTATGACAAGAGTGAGGACTACTCGAAGGCGCTCTCGCGCTTCTCGGAGATGGAGCGGAGCAGGGTTGTCATTGATGGGGTCATCTATGGGATCCTCATTAGGATCTATGGTAAGATCTGGCTCTACGACGATGCGCAGCGCACCTTCGAGGAAATCGACAATATGTGTTTTTTGAGTGTTGAGCAGACTTATGTGGCAATGGCTCAGGTTCACATGAATGCTGGCAACTATGGTAAGGCATTGCAAGTTTTTGGATTGATGAGGTCGAGGAATGTGAAGCCGTTGCCGTTCTCTTACGGCGCTCTTCTTCGATGCCATGTCGCGAGGGAAGACATAGCTGCAGCTGAAGATGCCTTCAGAGCTCTGTGCAAATATGGCCTCCCTGATGTGTTCTGCTGCAACGACTTGCTGAGATTATATGTCAAGCTGGGCCAGCTAGAGAAGGCAAGTGCATTCATTCGTAAGATGAGAAAAGAAGATATCCTGCTTGATGAGGCCCTCTGCATGACTGTAATGAAAGTTTCCTGCAAAAGCGGGATGATCGCCGATGTGGATAAGATACTGAAAGAGATGGAAAATGAAGGGGTGACCATGAAGAATTCGACAATCGTTTCTATGATAGAGATGTATGCTAGAAGCAGAACCAGTGTGATGCAGGAACAAGATAGTTCGTCGAAGGCACTAGGTTGTCAGACTGACCATTCAACGTTGGACACGACCTTCAGATCCTTGTTGCACACACCTCTGGGTTCATCCATCGCGTGCCAATTGATCAGAAAATTGTCTAGGGAAG GGAGTACATGTGAGGCAAAATTCCTTCATGAACAGCTGACTGAATTGGTAGTGGAGCCTGAAGATTCTGCAACAGCTACTCTGATGGTCCAATATGGCCAGGAACAGAAGTTACAGCAAGCCGTGGAACTGTTTGAGTCGGCATCGACATTGTTTCCAGTAGGAGGGCCTGTCTACAATGCCATGGTCGATGCATTATGCAAGTGCGGCAAAATCGAGGAGGCGTATCATCTCATTATGAAAATGGCTGATCAAGGCCAAAGCAAAGATGTTGTGACAATTAGCATACTTGTCAATCACCTGACCAAACATG TAAATTTGGTGAGGCGTTTCGCTGCCGTGTATACTCACATAGCAAAATTACTCCCAGCAAAATTTCAGGAGGCAGAGAACATCATACATGCAGCTTCAATGGTGAAGTTGAGCTTGATACCGTCGTGTACAATACTTTTATCAAGTCGATGCTCTAGTCAGGTCTGGATAAACATCTTTTCGAACTG TGTCTATGGCCTAGGAGGAAAGCTGGATAAGGCTGCTGAAATGTTTACTTCTGCACAAGAACTAGGCTTACCGATCGAAGAGAAGATATACACAAACATGCTTAACTTCTATGGAAAGGCTG GGAGGCATCAGGATGCGTCTTTACTATTCAATAGAATGAAGGAACTTGGTATCATGCCTGGAAAG ACCAGTTTCAACTCCATGATCAATGCCTATGCTACTTCCAGGCTGCATGATAAAGCAGAGATTGTTTTCCAAGAGATGAAATCACAAG GGCATACTGAGAAAGTAGATGCTACTCCAAAGCTGAG CCACCTCATTTTCGCCTTTCTGAAGGAAGGCCAAATAGATGAAGCTCAGAGGATCTGCTGCCAAATGCAGGAGATTGGTGTGGCTGTCGATTTGGCCTGTTGCCGGGCAATGATGAGGGCGTACCTTGAGCACGGCCGCGTCGACGAGGGCATATCGCTCTTTGAGACAATACGCAGGTCACTGAAACCTAACGGCTTCATCCTGAGTGCTACATTTCAACTCTATGTGCATTCAGGCAGGGAGCCTGAAGCTGGGGATGTGCTAGAAGCCATCGGTCTACATGGTGCCTCTTTCTTGAGAAGTCTGAAG GGATCTTCCAAGTTCAATCTGCAGATATGGAGATATAACTTTTCTG GCGGTGGCAGGGCTTTGAAGCAGATCAGAGAACAGCAAGTCGACCTCCGGCCACCTTCACCGGCATCAGCAGCAGCACTTCGGCAATGGCG ATCTTCCATGCTGCTGAAGTTTGAGCATACTATCATGGTATTCTCAAACTTGGTGCGGTCACCCAGCGAGCGCCCTAAGAAGAAAGCCCTTCATCCAATGCCGCAAGGGAAATGTTGGGGTTGGGGTTGGGGTTCATGGCATTGG ATCGACACGGAGAACAAAGGAAAGGAGGTGGTGGACAAGGGCAAGGACGTGGTGCCGCCCTCAGAG ATCGACACGGAGAACAAAGGAAAGGAGGTGGTGG ACGGTAGGGTCACCCTCGATCTTGGTTGGGCCACCTTCGCTGCCATCCATCCTATCAAGATAGGCTACATTGTGACCTTCACGCTACTGACTCCCGACAGGCTGAAGGTCATCGTCTTCAATGACGATGGCATTGAAGTGGTAACTAGGTGCGGGAAGCATGATGAAGCCTTTGCCGTAAACGCCTAG